AACCGTTTCACACTTTTCGGGATGTGCTCTCGTGTTCCACCCATGCCGGATAGCCCCGGCATTTTATTCAATGCATTTGCCAGAAAGCCGCTCCTCGCCTTCGGGGATGCGATTGAAGCCTTGGCTCCGAATGCGAACTGGTATAATGAGTATTCCAATATCTGCAAGTGGAAAATTGTGAACCCAATCACGAGAGCGTGGGTAACTGCTTTCATCTCGGCGCTTGAAGATGCATAAAGGGGGAGAAGCTCATGAGCGGTGAAATCCAATGAACAAGCCATTAGAACCTATCGTTCGCCGCAAATTATCCGACGAGGTTTTTGACAGGCTCGAAAACATGATTACGTCCGGTGAGCTGAACCCCGGCGATGAAATGCCGTCTGAACGTGTTCTGATGGAGCGCTTCGGCGTGGGGCGCCCTGCAATCCGTGAGGCAATGCAGTCGCTTGCCAAGATGGGACTTGTAAGCATTTCGCATGGGGAGCGTGCGAAGGTTTTGAAGCTGACGGCGCGATCGATCTTTCTGCAGGTTGATCCGACAGCGAAGATCATGTTGGCGCAATCGATTGATTCACTTGAACATTTGAAGAGCGCGCGCATCTTCTTCGAGCGCGGGATTGCGCGCGAAGCGGCTTTGAAAGCAACGCCGCAGGACATAGCCGATCTAAAAGCAATTGTTCATCGTCAGCGTACATCGCTGGGTGAAGCGGATGCCTTCATCTCTGCCGATATGGATTTTCATATTCGTATCGCAAAAATTTCAGGCAACCCGATCTTTGTCGGCTTGAGCGAGGCTATGCTTGCATGGCTCCGTGAATATCACACGCATATGCTGATTTGGACGGGTAAAGAAAACTTTACGCTGGTCGAGCATGAAGAGATTCTGGATGGAATCGCCGCGAAAGATCCGGATGCCGCGGAAGCCGCCATGCGTCACCACCTGGAGCGCTCGCGAGACCTTTACACGAAATAACCGGCTAATCAGCTTTCGGGGATATTTTCTCTGAAAATCACCTGAATGCGTGGCGGGTGATCGTCGATCTGTTCACCTTTAATGCTGTTGATCAGCGCTGCTAAAGCTTCGCGGGCTTCGACGCGTGGGTTCTGATCGATCACTGCATCCATCGTTCCGTTCAGCAAGAGCCGTTTGGTGCTTTCTGTCAATTCATGGCCTATGAATATGACGGAATCGGATTTTCCCGAATCTATCAACGCCTGCCCAATCCCCTGATTGCCTGCGCCAATATTGTAAAT
The genomic region above belongs to Ochrobactrum quorumnocens and contains:
- a CDS encoding transcriptional regulator NanR, translating into MNKPLEPIVRRKLSDEVFDRLENMITSGELNPGDEMPSERVLMERFGVGRPAIREAMQSLAKMGLVSISHGERAKVLKLTARSIFLQVDPTAKIMLAQSIDSLEHLKSARIFFERGIAREAALKATPQDIADLKAIVHRQRTSLGEADAFISADMDFHIRIAKISGNPIFVGLSEAMLAWLREYHTHMLIWTGKENFTLVEHEEILDGIAAKDPDAAEAAMRHHLERSRDLYTK